The following are encoded together in the Methylomonas methanica MC09 genome:
- a CDS encoding TonB-dependent siderophore receptor: MAITALLLPTLSSAAEPATVGFDIPAQSLAGALTRFSAATGLQVLYDGDLAQNIGAPALKGNYSAEQALRKLLQGSGLNYRFSNGNTVTLEKAAVAAPQSANTMPAITVTGRNVYDSTDPYNTAYTVANSSTALKTDAPLMETPVNVQIIPKAVLNDQQAITIDTALKNVSGVMTGEGSGGLSDDIYMRGFRTSVIYRNGYRFDNQFASWGKREMANVERIEVVKGSAAVMYGQMEPGGMVNVVTKQPLATSYYAAQQQFGSYGLYRTTVDANTPLTSDDTLLFRFNGAYESAGSFRDLVNSERIFLAPILKWNISDRTQATLEMEYRHDNLINDTQAWPYVNGQFINMPKSRNLMEATPQNIDDIFLGANWSHEFNDDWKISNRFAMERMSTPNNLAMRPNSADGKLLNGTTLPRVVFGQPTDINTYFTTLDLTGHFDTFGLEHTVLFGGDYYNFRNSSRAYNSVNVPAIDVYAPMHSGLIYPTTYSNRLTETDYYGLYGQDQIKLPFGFSVVGGLRYQYINQAVKHRNLDYAYSAVTPRVGVVWQAQNWLSLYGNYVENFGANNGLGQGGNVLPPQSAQQWETGIKMEFFDGKASANFGYFDLTKQNVATADPNNPNSPFQVAIGEVHSNGPEVDLRGEFLPGWNAIATYANLNAIVTKDYSGIEGNHLFAVPRNMGSLWNTYEFQSTDLKGLKIGGGLNFRDESFNYDNSYKTSGYITVDLMTSYNIKLNKSKITLQLNVNNLLNKTYFQDVITSLDANSQVNIGMPRSLLGSVKVEF, from the coding sequence TTGGCCATCACCGCCTTGCTGCTTCCAACGCTCAGCAGCGCGGCGGAACCCGCCACCGTAGGCTTCGACATCCCCGCTCAATCGCTGGCCGGCGCCCTAACCCGCTTCTCCGCCGCCACCGGTTTGCAGGTGCTATACGACGGGGACTTGGCGCAAAACATCGGCGCCCCGGCGTTAAAGGGGAACTACAGCGCCGAGCAAGCCTTGCGAAAACTGTTGCAAGGTTCCGGTTTGAATTACCGTTTCAGTAACGGCAATACAGTGACGTTGGAGAAAGCGGCTGTGGCAGCGCCACAGTCGGCTAATACGATGCCGGCAATTACGGTTACTGGTAGAAATGTTTACGACTCGACCGATCCCTACAATACAGCCTACACGGTCGCTAATTCCAGCACGGCCTTGAAGACCGACGCTCCGCTAATGGAGACACCGGTGAATGTTCAGATTATTCCGAAAGCAGTGTTGAACGATCAGCAGGCCATCACCATCGATACCGCTCTAAAAAACGTATCTGGTGTCATGACCGGCGAGGGTTCCGGCGGTCTTTCCGACGATATATATATGCGCGGTTTCAGAACTTCGGTGATTTATCGCAACGGCTACCGCTTCGACAATCAGTTCGCCTCGTGGGGCAAACGGGAAATGGCGAATGTTGAACGTATTGAGGTAGTAAAGGGTTCTGCCGCAGTGATGTACGGACAGATGGAACCGGGCGGTATGGTAAACGTGGTGACCAAGCAACCTCTCGCAACATCCTATTACGCGGCGCAACAGCAGTTTGGTTCTTACGGCCTTTACCGTACCACTGTCGATGCCAATACGCCGCTGACCAGTGATGACACCTTACTGTTCCGTTTCAATGGGGCCTATGAAAGCGCAGGTTCTTTTCGTGACCTTGTTAATAGCGAACGGATTTTTCTTGCGCCGATTTTAAAATGGAACATCAGCGATCGCACTCAGGCAACCCTGGAAATGGAATACCGCCATGACAACCTGATCAACGATACTCAAGCGTGGCCTTACGTCAACGGTCAGTTTATCAACATGCCCAAAAGTCGCAATTTGATGGAAGCCACGCCTCAGAATATCGACGATATCTTTCTCGGCGCTAACTGGTCGCACGAATTCAACGACGATTGGAAAATCAGCAACCGTTTTGCGATGGAACGCATGAGCACGCCTAACAATCTGGCTATGAGACCCAATAGCGCCGACGGCAAACTACTCAACGGTACCACGTTACCAAGGGTAGTCTTTGGTCAGCCCACCGACATCAATACCTATTTCACTACCCTGGATTTAACCGGTCATTTTGATACCTTTGGTCTGGAGCATACAGTACTGTTCGGAGGAGATTATTATAATTTTAGAAATTCAAGCCGGGCTTATAACAGTGTTAATGTGCCTGCTATCGATGTATACGCCCCCATGCACAGCGGTTTGATTTATCCAACCACCTATTCTAACCGCCTAACCGAAACCGACTATTATGGGCTTTACGGGCAAGATCAGATCAAACTCCCTTTCGGTTTCAGCGTTGTAGGCGGACTACGCTATCAGTACATCAATCAGGCCGTAAAACATAGAAATCTTGACTACGCCTATAGTGCGGTGACACCAAGGGTTGGTGTGGTGTGGCAAGCTCAAAACTGGTTGAGTCTTTATGGTAACTATGTGGAAAACTTTGGCGCTAATAACGGTTTGGGGCAAGGTGGCAATGTATTACCTCCACAAAGTGCCCAACAATGGGAAACTGGCATCAAAATGGAGTTTTTTGACGGCAAAGCTAGTGCCAACTTCGGATACTTCGATTTAACCAAACAAAACGTTGCCACGGCCGATCCCAATAATCCTAATTCTCCTTTTCAAGTTGCTATTGGGGAAGTACACAGTAATGGCCCTGAAGTGGATTTGCGCGGTGAGTTCTTACCAGGATGGAACGCCATTGCTACTTATGCAAACCTGAATGCCATTGTTACTAAGGATTACAGTGGTATAGAAGGTAATCACCTATTTGCCGTGCCACGCAACATGGGCAGTTTATGGAATACCTACGAATTTCAATCAACTGACTTAAAAGGTCTAAAAATAGGCGGTGGTTTGAACTTTCGTGATGAGTCATTTAACTATGACAACTCTTACAAAACCTCTGGTTACATAACAGTCGATTTGATGACGTCATACAACATCAAGCTAAATAAATCAAAAATCACCCTGCAACTAAACGTTAACAATCTGCTAAATAAAACCTACTTCCAGGATGTTATTACTAGCCTGGACGCCAATTCCCAGGTAAACATTGGTATGCCGAGAAGTCTTTTGGGCTCGGTGAAAGTTGAGTTCTAA